The Apostichopus japonicus isolate 1M-3 chromosome 6, ASM3797524v1, whole genome shotgun sequence genome contains a region encoding:
- the LOC139969192 gene encoding cadherin-87A-like isoform X1, translating to MAGQEKTIFSILCILAVYCVTCDCQHPPKFVNVLEFTNLMEEENVTFVGYINATDEDGDNITYGIRDTESQYLPLSPSGEPNPYANAKLYLSVDPVTGGVTIISPIDRESTNQLRAVWTASDGQIITVTTPVSLFVFDINDNIPTFPSDLPGRLEPVKENITTNSVVVSFEVLDYDALANGVVDVTLVSSDKDCEMDMFNINKPSPNRNIFEIILKTELDYSISSEYLVCMNASDRGDPMLVSPQIKKVIIPIEDVQNLGPVFLNLPGIIDMEEDTLVGTPILQVTAVDGDRGVPEPNIVTYSMSSDSFTINGDNGNITLSNQVDREQLTENPIRLIVTATEEDNTQPLANRTTETTIIIRVLDVDDEIPNFDKGYVKVKLYENAPVGTALNLGVTVTDDDEVTNNDFELELVQDLDAFKLKGTTSVGGSLPVDVRVKDSVYLDYETRQQLNFTVVVKSNPESKLEVVVDLINENDNTPQFLQDSYEGSFLENATSGYSILSISATDDDVRDNITYKMAPTLNDINIDPSSGVISVSENAVLDAEITESYIFTVEASDDSGAVNLTQVTLSCEDVNDNAPFFLRHLAELSIQEFTLDDMPADPIITFQAFDRDITEPNNVVGYYILSGDDDNKFEMNPENGTLNFIGAVDYDGPDGYKSFNLTIAAEDGGNPSMRGTTNLNVVIEDVNDNSPVFESNNYSFTVQEDAIEGALVGTVTATDLDTERGGDVSYIIVSGGIGSFLIDETGSILVNSELDRETEASYSLTIVASDGLNQGDCTVTITIADVNDELPTFEEEAYEFEVSEDVTGYVGEVTASDEDEDSILKYSISTIEARDENGETVTGGFTSQFNLDEDTGVITVNEPLDREVVETFRMTVSVTDTNATDIQRVEVEVVIEVLDVNDESPVITLPDNATVAENSFVGTVVTTGITAEDKDKGPNGLVRYSLDDDAGGLFSIDEDDGTLIVSGNIDREKNATLKIIVRASDEGSNPQSSTADFWILVRDVNDNPPKFNDTVYFVELEENADNDTVVIVVTATDIDEDHGNIVYTLQGDTEDWFKINDSGVITVANQPDRETYALVVLTVVAQDTGDRHGDTLVNITILDQNDNSPEFTSSFPEPVTVSESTDADVTIVTVVATDPDQGEAGQVTYHLLSYSQSELFGLNATSGEVYTTMSLEKQNGSYLLGIEARDGGVVPPPLGYTIENMTIYIDDASNDRPYITYPESGNKSGISIPEFYNLTEKIFTAEAFDSDADDDGEIAYRFLEIGEDWNKFHVDNITGDVYYIFDPPDWSEFPEFNLYLEAYNYLSEVQYSDTVDFTIKVIDSDNHDPVFWDPSSDEPVTIEPIQMEVIEEIEGPTRIGFVSATDMDDGNIIYYYIVAGNEDDLFEMNKTSGEIYTSEKLDSDLATNVYELIIKATEDANYAGRRKRATLDPQTNPSLVAVIITIVDKNDNPPRFAKDLYTAAVVYTTGIEVFVTQVEADDKDKDPGNTIKRHRIEEQKQLDLSKKVVANSDAFTIMEETGEIFTNTVFLGLENGIYFDLTISVTDPTTNDPEYNDQTELLIYVIAENQQLNVHTLVDAEMTREHSPKLGSEFENIFTEAEGGVYSVDFDRISTYTFETGDVNVNQTEALFHVVNLTDNVNVVVPSKEVLYILDHSPDHIDTVRDKFDVESILLAVASVSQPPLTSFQLALIILSGVFLFILILAIIAFVFFQNQNTKILAAYGLNVADYKTQKDDTAFTNESSDDDPNYEDPPIYPQGKTSYENPSYQPEDGDVDRASEASSQENVMDIDDEDEYEEPPEVARNSKMLDDLLTQQNIGFEPEITDV from the exons ATGGCTGGTCAGGAAAAGACTATTTTTTCAATTCTCTGTATTTTGGCTGTTTATTGCGTTACAT GTGACTGTCAACATCCTCCAAAATTTGTCAATGTTTTGGAATTTACAAATCTGATGGAAGAGgaaaatgttacttttgtaG GCTACATTAATGCTACTGATGAAGATGGTGATAATATAACATATGGAATTCGGGACACTGAATCACAATATCTTCCACTCTCTCCAAGTGGGGAGCCAAATCCATATGCTAATGCAAAGCTGTACCTCAGCGTTGATCCAGTTACTGGTGGTGTTACCATAATAAGTCCTATAGATAGAGAG TCTACCAATCAATTGAGAGCAGTATGGACAGCTTCAGATGGTCAAATTATCACA GTGACAACGCCTGTATCACTCTTTGTTTTTGACATCAACGACAACATTCCTACCTTTCCGTCTGATCTACCAGGTCGCCTTGAGCCGGTGAAAGAG AACATCACCACAAATTCTGTTGTTGTTTCGTTTGAAGTCTTGGACTATGACGCTCTTGCTAATGGAGTTGTTGATGTAACGTTAGTATCATCTGATAAA GATTGTGAGATGGACATGTTCAACATCAACAAACCGTCTCCAAATaggaatatatttgaaataattctgAAGACGGAACTGGATTACTCAATCAGCTCAGAATATCTTGTCTGCATGAATGCCTCG GACCGTGGAGACCCGATGTTGGTCAGCCCCCAGATAAAGAAGGTTATCATTCCCATTGAGGACGTCCAAAACCTTGGTCCTGTTTTCTTGAATTTACCAGGGATCATAGATATGGAGGAAGATACACTTGTC GGCACCCCCATATTGCAAGTAACAGCAGTTGATGGAGATAGAGGCGTTCCAGAACCTAACATCGTGACATACAGTATGA GCTCGGACAGTTTCACCATAAATGGCGACAATGGAAACATAACTCTCTCCAACCAGGTAGACAGAGAGCAGCTGACAGAAAATCCAATCCGTTTAATTGTAACA GCCACAGAAGAAGATAATACACAACCTCTTGCAAACAGAACTACGGAGACTACAATAATCATTAGAGTGTTGGATGTCGATGATGAAATTCCCAATTTTGATAAAGGTTACGTCAAAGTTAAACTTTACGAAAATGCACCGGTTGGAACCGCACTGAACCTCGGCGTAACTGTGACCGATGACGACGAG GTCACAAATAATGATTTTGAATTGGAACTCGTCCAAGATCTTGATGCTTTTAAACTCAAAGGGACAACATCTGTTGGTGGTTCTCTTCCTGTCGatgttagagtgaaagacagTGTATACTTAGACTATGAGACACGTCAACAACTTAACTTTACA GTGGTTGTCAAATCAAACCCTGAAAGTAAACTAGAGGTTGTTGTTGATCTCATCAACGAAAATGATAACACTCCACAATTCCTGCAAGACAGTTACGAAGGATCTTTCCTGGAAAATGCTACATCTGGTTATTCCATCCTCTCGATTAGT GCAACAGATGATGATGTTAGAGATAACATCACCTACAAGATGGCTCCTACACTTAACGA TATTAACATAGACCCATCGTCCGGGGTGATCAGCGTATCGGAGAACGCTGTTCTGGATGCAGAGATAACAGAAAGTTACATCTTCACTGTAGAAGCGTCCGACGACTCAGGTGCAGTCAATCTGACACAGGTCACATTGAGTTGTGAAGATGTTAATGACAATGCTCCTTTCTTTCTGAGGCACTTAGCTGAATTATCTATACAGGAGTTTACATTGGATGACATGCCAGCTGATCCCATCATAACATTTCAG GCATTTGATAGAGACATTACTGAACCTAATAATGTGGTTGGATACTACATCCTCAGTGGGGACGATGATAACAAATTTGAGATGAACCCCGAGAATGGAACACTCAACTTCATTGGAGCAGTTGACTATGATGGCCCAGATGGATATAAGTCATTCAACCTCACGATTGCTGCTGAAGATGGAGGAAACCCATCAATGAGAGGTACGACGAACCTCAATGTTGTCATTGAG GATGTAAACGACAACTCTCCAGTATTTGAATCAAACAACTACAGTTTCACCGTACAGGAAGATGCTATTGAAGGAG CTCTGGTCGGCACAGTTACTGCGACGGACTTAGATACCGAACGAGGAGGAGATGTGTCCTACATCATTGTCTCTGGGGGAATCGGGTCCTTCCTAATTGACGAGACAGGCTCGATTCTGGTCAACAGTGAGCTGGACAGAGAAACGGAAGCATCGTACAGCCTTACCATTGTTGCCTCAGACGGCTTGAATCAGGGTGACTGCACAGTGACCATCACCATAGCAGATGTAAATGATGAGCTACCCACATTCGAGGAAGAGGCGTATGAGTTTGAAGTATCCGAAG ACGTAACAGGTTATGTTGGAGAGGTAACAGCATCCGATGAAGATGAGGATAGTATCCTGAAGTATTCAATAAGTACAATTGAAGCTAGAGATGAGAATGGTGAGACGGTAACAGGAGGCTTTACCAGTCAGTTCAACCTTGATGAAGATACTGGTGTGATAACCGTGAATGAACCGTTGGACCGTGAAGTAGTCGAGACCTTTCGGATGACAGTGAGTGTCACTGATACCAATGCTACTGATATCCAGAGAGTTGAAG TGGAGGTCGTCATCGAAGTACTTGACGTTAATGATGAGTCACCGGTAATTACTTTACCAGACAATGCGACAGTTGCTGAGAACAGTTTTGTTGGGACGGTAGTGACCACAGGTATAACGGCAGAGGATAAAGATAAAGGACCGAATGGTTTAGTACGGTATTCCTTGGACGATGACGCCGGCGGTTTGTTCAGCATAGACGAGGATGATG GAACATTAATCGTGTCGGGAAATATCGACCGAGAGAAAAACGCTACTCTAAAAATCATCGTGCGAGCGAGCGATGAAGGATCGAATCCTCAAAGTTCCACAGCAGATTTTTGGATTCTGGTCAGGGACGTTAACGACAATCCACCGAAATTTAACGACACTGTATATTTTGTGGAGCTAGAGGAGAATGCTGATAATGATACCGTGGTAATAGTAGTCACCGCGACAGACATTGATGAGGACCATGGGAACATTGTATACACGCTACAAGGAGACACCGAAGATTGGTTTAAGATAAACGATTCG GGTGTTATCACTGTTGCAAATCAACCGGACAGAGAAACTTACGCTCTGGTGGTTCTGACTGTGGTTGCTCAAGACACAGGAGATCGTCATGGCGATACATTG GTTAACATTACAATACTTGATCAGAATGACAACAGCCCAGAATTCACTTCTTCATTTCCTGAGCCAGTGACGGTTTCCGAAAGTACTGATGCTGACGTAACCATAGTTACGGTGGTAGCCACAGACCCTGACCAAGGAGAAGCAGGGCAAGTCACGTACCACCTACTCTCGTACAGTCAATCTG AACTTTTTGGTCTGAATGCCACCTCGGGAGAAGTCTATACAACGATGTCACTCGAGAAACAAAACGGTTCCTACTTGTTAGGGATTGAAGCAAGAGATGGTGGGGTTGTACCACCTCCACTTGGTTACACCATTGAAAACATGACAATATACATCGATGATGCTTCTAACGATCGACCTTACATCACTTATCCCGAGAGTGGAAATAAGAGCGGAATAAGCATCCCAGAG TTCTATAACCTAACTGAGAAGATTTTCACAGCTGAGGCATTTGACTCTGATGCAGATGATGATGGAGAAATTGCATACAGATTTCTCGAAATTGGTGAAGACTGGAACAAATTTCATGTTGATAATATAACTGGAGACGTCTATTACATATTCGACCCACCAGACTGGTCCGAATTCCCAGAGTTTAAT CTTTACTTAGAGGCCTATAATTATCTCTCTGAGGTACAATACAGTGACACAGTTGATTTTACTATCAAAGTCATTGATAGTGATAACCATGACCCTGTCTTCTGGGATCCT TCAAGCGATGAACCTGTTACTATTGAACCCATCCAAATGGAAGTAATTGAAGAAATTGAGGGCCCCACAAGGATTGGATTTGTATCAGCTACAGATATGGACGATGGCAACATCATTTATTACTATATTGTCG CGGGCAACGAAGACGACCTGTTTGAAATGAACAAAACGTCCGGTGAAATTTACACTTCAGAAAAATTAGACAGCGACTTAGCTACAAATGTTTATGAGCTTATCATCAAAGCGACAGAGGATGCAAACTACGCTGGGAGGAGAAAAAGAGCGACGTTAGACCCCCAGACCAACCCGTCTCTTGTAGCAGTCATTATTACGATTGTGGATAAGAACGACAACCCTCCGAGGTTTGCTAAAGACTTATACACTGCAG cGGTGGTTTATACGACCGGAATTGAAGTTTTTGTAACTCAGGTTGAAGCAGATGATAAGGACAAGGATCCAGGCAACACTATAAAGAGGCACAGAATAGAGGAACAGAAGCAACTCGACCTAT CAAAAAAAGTCGTAGCCAACAGTGATGCATTTACCATAATGGAGGAAACAGGTGAAATATTCACTAATACCGTATTCCTGGGACTTGAAAATGGTATTTATTTCGATCTGACCATCTCAGTGACTGACCCGACTACAAATGACCCTGAGTACAACGACCAAACAGAACTCCTG ATTTATGTAATTGCAGAGAACCAGCAGCTAAATGTCCACACTCTAGTTGATGCAGAAATGACACGTGAACATTCTCCAAAGCTAGGAAG TGAATTTGAAAACATCTTTACGGAGGCCGAGGGAGGGGTATACAGCGTGGATTTTGACAGAATATCGACTTACACTTTTGAGACTGGAGATGTCAACGTTAACCA aactgAAGCTCTTTTTCATGTGGTGAATCTTACAGACAATGTTAATGTTGTAGTCCCATCAAAGGAAGTACTTTA CATCCTGGATCACTCACCAGACCATATAGATACTGTCAGGGATAAGTTTGATGTTGAGAGCATCCTT
- the LOC139969192 gene encoding cadherin-87A-like isoform X2, translating to MAGQEKTIFSILCILAVYCVTCDCQHPPKFVNVLEFTNLMEEENVTFVGYINATDEDGDNITYGIRDTESQYLPLSPSGEPNPYANAKLYLSVDPVTGGVTIISPIDRESTNQLRAVWTASDGQIITVTTPVSLFVFDINDNIPTFPSDLPGRLEPVKENITTNSVVVSFEVLDYDALANGVVDVTLVSSDKDCEMDMFNINKPSPNRNIFEIILKTELDYSISSEYLVCMNASDRGDPMLVSPQIKKVIIPIEDVQNLGPVFLNLPGIIDMEEDTLVGTPILQVTAVDGDRGVPEPNIVTYSMSSDSFTINGDNGNITLSNQVDREQLTENPIRLIVTATEEDNTQPLANRTTETTIIIRVLDVDDEIPNFDKGYVKVKLYENAPVGTALNLGVTVTDDDEVTNNDFELELVQDLDAFKLKGTTSVGGSLPVDVRVKDSVYLDYETRQQLNFTVVVKSNPESKLEVVVDLINENDNTPQFLQDSYEGSFLENATSGYSILSISATDDDVRDNITYKMAPTLNDINIDPSSGVISVSENAVLDAEITESYIFTVEASDDSGAVNLTQVTLSCEDVNDNAPFFLRHLAELSIQEFTLDDMPADPIITFQAFDRDITEPNNVVGYYILSGDDDNKFEMNPENGTLNFIGAVDYDGPDGYKSFNLTIAAEDGGNPSMRGTTNLNVVIEDVNDNSPVFESNNYSFTVQEDAIEGALVGTVTATDLDTERGGDVSYIIVSGGIGSFLIDETGSILVNSELDRETEASYSLTIVASDGLNQGDCTVTITIADVNDELPTFEEEAYEFEVSEDVTGYVGEVTASDEDEDSILKYSISTIEARDENGETVTGGFTSQFNLDEDTGVITVNEPLDREVVETFRMTVSVTDTNATDIQRVEVEVVIEVLDVNDESPVITLPDNATVAENSFVGTVVTTGITAEDKDKGPNGLVRYSLDDDAGGLFSIDEDDGTLIVSGNIDREKNATLKIIVRASDEGSNPQSSTADFWILVRDVNDNPPKFNDTVYFVELEENADNDTVVIVVTATDIDEDHGNIVYTLQGDTEDWFKINDSGVITVANQPDRETYALVVLTVVAQDTGDRHGDTLVNITILDQNDNSPEFTSSFPEPVTVSESTDADVTIVTVVATDPDQGEAGQVTYHLLSYSQSELFGLNATSGEVYTTMSLEKQNGSYLLGIEARDGGVVPPPLGYTIENMTIYIDDASNDRPYITYPESGNKSGISIPEFYNLTEKIFTAEAFDSDADDDGEIAYRFLEIGEDWNKFHVDNITGDVYYIFDPPDWSEFPEFNLYLEAYNYLSEVQYSDTVDFTIKVIDSDNHDPVFWDPSSDEPVTIEPIQMEVIEEIEGPTRIGFVSATDMDDGNIIYYYIVAGNEDDLFEMNKTSGEIYTSEKLDSDLATNVYELIIKATEDANYAGRRKRATLDPQTNPSLVAVIITIVDKNDNPPRFAKDLYTAAVVYTTGIEVFVTQVEADDKDKDPGNTIKRHRIEEQKQLDLSKKVVANSDAFTIMEETGEIFTNTVFLGLENGIYFDLTISVTDPTTNDPEYNDQTELLIYVIAENQQLNVHTLVDAEMTREHSPKLGSEFENIFTEAEGGVYSVDFDRISTYTFETGDVNVNQTEALFHVVNLTDNVNVVVPSKEVLYILDHSPDHIDTVRDKFDVESILLAVASVSQPPLTSFQLALIILSGVFLFILILAIIAFVFFQNQNTKILAAYGLNVADYKTQKDDTAFTNESDDDPNYEDPPIYPQGKTSYENPSYQPEDGDVDRASEASSQENVMDIDDEDEYEEPPEVARNSKMLDDLLTQQNIGFEPEITDV from the exons ATGGCTGGTCAGGAAAAGACTATTTTTTCAATTCTCTGTATTTTGGCTGTTTATTGCGTTACAT GTGACTGTCAACATCCTCCAAAATTTGTCAATGTTTTGGAATTTACAAATCTGATGGAAGAGgaaaatgttacttttgtaG GCTACATTAATGCTACTGATGAAGATGGTGATAATATAACATATGGAATTCGGGACACTGAATCACAATATCTTCCACTCTCTCCAAGTGGGGAGCCAAATCCATATGCTAATGCAAAGCTGTACCTCAGCGTTGATCCAGTTACTGGTGGTGTTACCATAATAAGTCCTATAGATAGAGAG TCTACCAATCAATTGAGAGCAGTATGGACAGCTTCAGATGGTCAAATTATCACA GTGACAACGCCTGTATCACTCTTTGTTTTTGACATCAACGACAACATTCCTACCTTTCCGTCTGATCTACCAGGTCGCCTTGAGCCGGTGAAAGAG AACATCACCACAAATTCTGTTGTTGTTTCGTTTGAAGTCTTGGACTATGACGCTCTTGCTAATGGAGTTGTTGATGTAACGTTAGTATCATCTGATAAA GATTGTGAGATGGACATGTTCAACATCAACAAACCGTCTCCAAATaggaatatatttgaaataattctgAAGACGGAACTGGATTACTCAATCAGCTCAGAATATCTTGTCTGCATGAATGCCTCG GACCGTGGAGACCCGATGTTGGTCAGCCCCCAGATAAAGAAGGTTATCATTCCCATTGAGGACGTCCAAAACCTTGGTCCTGTTTTCTTGAATTTACCAGGGATCATAGATATGGAGGAAGATACACTTGTC GGCACCCCCATATTGCAAGTAACAGCAGTTGATGGAGATAGAGGCGTTCCAGAACCTAACATCGTGACATACAGTATGA GCTCGGACAGTTTCACCATAAATGGCGACAATGGAAACATAACTCTCTCCAACCAGGTAGACAGAGAGCAGCTGACAGAAAATCCAATCCGTTTAATTGTAACA GCCACAGAAGAAGATAATACACAACCTCTTGCAAACAGAACTACGGAGACTACAATAATCATTAGAGTGTTGGATGTCGATGATGAAATTCCCAATTTTGATAAAGGTTACGTCAAAGTTAAACTTTACGAAAATGCACCGGTTGGAACCGCACTGAACCTCGGCGTAACTGTGACCGATGACGACGAG GTCACAAATAATGATTTTGAATTGGAACTCGTCCAAGATCTTGATGCTTTTAAACTCAAAGGGACAACATCTGTTGGTGGTTCTCTTCCTGTCGatgttagagtgaaagacagTGTATACTTAGACTATGAGACACGTCAACAACTTAACTTTACA GTGGTTGTCAAATCAAACCCTGAAAGTAAACTAGAGGTTGTTGTTGATCTCATCAACGAAAATGATAACACTCCACAATTCCTGCAAGACAGTTACGAAGGATCTTTCCTGGAAAATGCTACATCTGGTTATTCCATCCTCTCGATTAGT GCAACAGATGATGATGTTAGAGATAACATCACCTACAAGATGGCTCCTACACTTAACGA TATTAACATAGACCCATCGTCCGGGGTGATCAGCGTATCGGAGAACGCTGTTCTGGATGCAGAGATAACAGAAAGTTACATCTTCACTGTAGAAGCGTCCGACGACTCAGGTGCAGTCAATCTGACACAGGTCACATTGAGTTGTGAAGATGTTAATGACAATGCTCCTTTCTTTCTGAGGCACTTAGCTGAATTATCTATACAGGAGTTTACATTGGATGACATGCCAGCTGATCCCATCATAACATTTCAG GCATTTGATAGAGACATTACTGAACCTAATAATGTGGTTGGATACTACATCCTCAGTGGGGACGATGATAACAAATTTGAGATGAACCCCGAGAATGGAACACTCAACTTCATTGGAGCAGTTGACTATGATGGCCCAGATGGATATAAGTCATTCAACCTCACGATTGCTGCTGAAGATGGAGGAAACCCATCAATGAGAGGTACGACGAACCTCAATGTTGTCATTGAG GATGTAAACGACAACTCTCCAGTATTTGAATCAAACAACTACAGTTTCACCGTACAGGAAGATGCTATTGAAGGAG CTCTGGTCGGCACAGTTACTGCGACGGACTTAGATACCGAACGAGGAGGAGATGTGTCCTACATCATTGTCTCTGGGGGAATCGGGTCCTTCCTAATTGACGAGACAGGCTCGATTCTGGTCAACAGTGAGCTGGACAGAGAAACGGAAGCATCGTACAGCCTTACCATTGTTGCCTCAGACGGCTTGAATCAGGGTGACTGCACAGTGACCATCACCATAGCAGATGTAAATGATGAGCTACCCACATTCGAGGAAGAGGCGTATGAGTTTGAAGTATCCGAAG ACGTAACAGGTTATGTTGGAGAGGTAACAGCATCCGATGAAGATGAGGATAGTATCCTGAAGTATTCAATAAGTACAATTGAAGCTAGAGATGAGAATGGTGAGACGGTAACAGGAGGCTTTACCAGTCAGTTCAACCTTGATGAAGATACTGGTGTGATAACCGTGAATGAACCGTTGGACCGTGAAGTAGTCGAGACCTTTCGGATGACAGTGAGTGTCACTGATACCAATGCTACTGATATCCAGAGAGTTGAAG TGGAGGTCGTCATCGAAGTACTTGACGTTAATGATGAGTCACCGGTAATTACTTTACCAGACAATGCGACAGTTGCTGAGAACAGTTTTGTTGGGACGGTAGTGACCACAGGTATAACGGCAGAGGATAAAGATAAAGGACCGAATGGTTTAGTACGGTATTCCTTGGACGATGACGCCGGCGGTTTGTTCAGCATAGACGAGGATGATG GAACATTAATCGTGTCGGGAAATATCGACCGAGAGAAAAACGCTACTCTAAAAATCATCGTGCGAGCGAGCGATGAAGGATCGAATCCTCAAAGTTCCACAGCAGATTTTTGGATTCTGGTCAGGGACGTTAACGACAATCCACCGAAATTTAACGACACTGTATATTTTGTGGAGCTAGAGGAGAATGCTGATAATGATACCGTGGTAATAGTAGTCACCGCGACAGACATTGATGAGGACCATGGGAACATTGTATACACGCTACAAGGAGACACCGAAGATTGGTTTAAGATAAACGATTCG GGTGTTATCACTGTTGCAAATCAACCGGACAGAGAAACTTACGCTCTGGTGGTTCTGACTGTGGTTGCTCAAGACACAGGAGATCGTCATGGCGATACATTG GTTAACATTACAATACTTGATCAGAATGACAACAGCCCAGAATTCACTTCTTCATTTCCTGAGCCAGTGACGGTTTCCGAAAGTACTGATGCTGACGTAACCATAGTTACGGTGGTAGCCACAGACCCTGACCAAGGAGAAGCAGGGCAAGTCACGTACCACCTACTCTCGTACAGTCAATCTG AACTTTTTGGTCTGAATGCCACCTCGGGAGAAGTCTATACAACGATGTCACTCGAGAAACAAAACGGTTCCTACTTGTTAGGGATTGAAGCAAGAGATGGTGGGGTTGTACCACCTCCACTTGGTTACACCATTGAAAACATGACAATATACATCGATGATGCTTCTAACGATCGACCTTACATCACTTATCCCGAGAGTGGAAATAAGAGCGGAATAAGCATCCCAGAG TTCTATAACCTAACTGAGAAGATTTTCACAGCTGAGGCATTTGACTCTGATGCAGATGATGATGGAGAAATTGCATACAGATTTCTCGAAATTGGTGAAGACTGGAACAAATTTCATGTTGATAATATAACTGGAGACGTCTATTACATATTCGACCCACCAGACTGGTCCGAATTCCCAGAGTTTAAT CTTTACTTAGAGGCCTATAATTATCTCTCTGAGGTACAATACAGTGACACAGTTGATTTTACTATCAAAGTCATTGATAGTGATAACCATGACCCTGTCTTCTGGGATCCT TCAAGCGATGAACCTGTTACTATTGAACCCATCCAAATGGAAGTAATTGAAGAAATTGAGGGCCCCACAAGGATTGGATTTGTATCAGCTACAGATATGGACGATGGCAACATCATTTATTACTATATTGTCG CGGGCAACGAAGACGACCTGTTTGAAATGAACAAAACGTCCGGTGAAATTTACACTTCAGAAAAATTAGACAGCGACTTAGCTACAAATGTTTATGAGCTTATCATCAAAGCGACAGAGGATGCAAACTACGCTGGGAGGAGAAAAAGAGCGACGTTAGACCCCCAGACCAACCCGTCTCTTGTAGCAGTCATTATTACGATTGTGGATAAGAACGACAACCCTCCGAGGTTTGCTAAAGACTTATACACTGCAG cGGTGGTTTATACGACCGGAATTGAAGTTTTTGTAACTCAGGTTGAAGCAGATGATAAGGACAAGGATCCAGGCAACACTATAAAGAGGCACAGAATAGAGGAACAGAAGCAACTCGACCTAT CAAAAAAAGTCGTAGCCAACAGTGATGCATTTACCATAATGGAGGAAACAGGTGAAATATTCACTAATACCGTATTCCTGGGACTTGAAAATGGTATTTATTTCGATCTGACCATCTCAGTGACTGACCCGACTACAAATGACCCTGAGTACAACGACCAAACAGAACTCCTG ATTTATGTAATTGCAGAGAACCAGCAGCTAAATGTCCACACTCTAGTTGATGCAGAAATGACACGTGAACATTCTCCAAAGCTAGGAAG TGAATTTGAAAACATCTTTACGGAGGCCGAGGGAGGGGTATACAGCGTGGATTTTGACAGAATATCGACTTACACTTTTGAGACTGGAGATGTCAACGTTAACCA aactgAAGCTCTTTTTCATGTGGTGAATCTTACAGACAATGTTAATGTTGTAGTCCCATCAAAGGAAGTACTTTA CATCCTGGATCACTCACCAGACCATATAGATACTGTCAGGGATAAGTTTGATGTTGAGAGCATCCTT